Proteins from a single region of Dyadobacter fanqingshengii:
- a CDS encoding RagB/SusD family nutrient uptake outer membrane protein — protein sequence MMKNIKQIVFAAALGMCLTTSCKEDFLENQIKSRLTDDIQWASEGNADLFLNDIYSALSNKWNSPDNLDNFTDDNDAGFYWKSYSWRQGIVDPAVNQGTPMDHANANATDYASWGAGFTKIRKCNLFLEKITENAANFSEAYIKKRTDEVRFLRAYYYSELFMHLGGLPIITATLDRNKMSEEELYNERSTFEETFNFITTELDQIVTNKLLPAKYNGGDADAGRATLGAALALKGWLELYAASPAFNTATPPSGADPKKLIAFGNFDAKRWEKAAATNKKFMDTFGTQYALFSDVSALWWEKNEYNSEIIWDRQIVPVIMGSNYEQYGGPVWIDGVYYTWGNYCPTQELVDQFAMANGKPITDPSSGYDPQKPYVNREKRFYDFIVYDGAPYKQDWMAKVDTIFTRIDKVKPSKNQIDFGTDDVGNTGYYFKKKINPLKPRGGAQSGQNFVYYRYAEVLLNYAEAQNEAVGPDASVYAAVNAIRKRSNLPELAAGLTKDTMRQAIRRERRVELCFETKRFYDIIRWVIAEDVMNKDFHGMKITNSSPADNKGKWVYEVVGLNHPHVFTKKMYMNPIPQPVIDQNKKIVQNPGY from the coding sequence ATGATGAAAAATATCAAACAAATCGTTTTTGCCGCAGCGCTCGGAATGTGCCTGACCACGTCCTGTAAGGAAGACTTTCTGGAAAATCAGATCAAAAGCAGGCTTACCGACGACATTCAATGGGCGTCCGAAGGAAATGCCGATCTATTCCTGAACGACATTTACAGCGCGCTCTCAAACAAATGGAACTCGCCGGATAATCTGGATAATTTCACCGACGACAACGATGCCGGTTTTTACTGGAAATCATACAGCTGGCGGCAAGGGATTGTGGACCCCGCTGTGAACCAGGGAACGCCCATGGACCATGCCAATGCCAATGCAACCGATTATGCATCCTGGGGCGCGGGCTTTACCAAAATCAGGAAGTGTAATCTGTTTCTTGAAAAAATAACCGAGAATGCGGCCAATTTTTCCGAGGCTTACATCAAGAAGCGCACCGATGAAGTCCGGTTTTTACGTGCCTACTATTACAGTGAGCTTTTTATGCACCTGGGCGGGCTGCCGATCATCACGGCCACGCTGGACCGTAATAAAATGAGTGAAGAAGAACTTTATAATGAGCGCAGTACATTTGAAGAAACATTCAATTTCATTACTACGGAACTGGATCAGATCGTGACCAACAAGTTGCTGCCAGCTAAATACAACGGCGGCGATGCGGATGCCGGCCGGGCCACATTAGGCGCTGCGCTTGCTTTGAAAGGCTGGCTGGAATTGTATGCGGCAAGTCCGGCATTCAACACGGCCACGCCGCCATCAGGCGCCGATCCTAAGAAATTGATCGCGTTCGGAAACTTCGATGCAAAGCGCTGGGAAAAAGCCGCTGCAACCAATAAGAAGTTTATGGACACATTTGGCACGCAGTATGCCCTGTTTTCGGATGTTTCTGCGCTTTGGTGGGAAAAAAATGAGTACAATTCCGAGATCATCTGGGACCGGCAGATTGTGCCGGTGATCATGGGCTCGAACTACGAGCAATATGGCGGCCCGGTCTGGATAGACGGCGTCTATTACACCTGGGGTAACTATTGTCCGACACAGGAATTGGTCGACCAGTTTGCCATGGCCAATGGAAAGCCGATTACGGACCCGTCTTCCGGCTACGATCCGCAAAAGCCTTATGTTAATCGCGAAAAACGTTTTTACGACTTTATTGTGTACGATGGCGCCCCTTACAAGCAGGATTGGATGGCAAAAGTGGACACCATTTTCACGCGGATAGATAAGGTTAAGCCCTCTAAAAATCAGATCGATTTTGGAACGGATGACGTGGGTAATACCGGTTATTATTTCAAAAAGAAGATCAATCCATTGAAACCGCGGGGGGGTGCGCAGAGCGGGCAAAACTTCGTTTACTATCGTTATGCCGAAGTGCTGCTAAATTATGCCGAAGCCCAAAATGAAGCTGTCGGTCCTGACGCATCCGTATATGCTGCCGTCAACGCAATCCGCAAGAGATCCAATTTGCCGGAGCTTGCCGCTGGCCTGACCAAGGACACCATGCGCCAGGCCATCCGTCGCGAACGGCGGGTAGAGCTGTGTTTTGAAACTAAGCGATTCTATGACATTATCCGCTGGGTGATCGCCGAGGACGTCATGAACAAAGATTTCCACGGCATGAAAATCACAAACTCATCGCCTGCCGACAATAAAGGCAAATGGGTTTACGAAGTTGTAGGATTAAACCATCCGCACGTTTTTACCAAGAAAATGTACATGAACCCGATCCCGCAGCCCGTGATCGACCAAAACAAAAAGATCGTACAAAATCCTGGTTATTAA
- a CDS encoding FecR family protein: MKHPKPSSEILGKYLTGSCSEAESREVNDWYQSLDAEHPELWTGAEEENLYNRIQVHIAEQEKMHLQPAPVATFWTYALRIAAVLFVGLGIAYFFYSKPNKTVSETKTPVSDWVSFSNQEKKVTRYTLPDSSTVWLSPGATLSYRKAFNERKVRFSGEGFFDVKPDKLHPFEIFSGEMKTRVLGTSFNVRANAGEATCQVTVVTGVVEVESVKEKKPVVLRPKQQVVFAKNSSALTVKTLVENRETKEIWQSVSLVFDEVPMDEVAERLGKIFKVNIEFKDPQIKKCRLKVDFNNQRLPEILDMIDVLLGTNYQMEGDKITFGGEGCD, from the coding sequence ATGAAGCACCCTAAACCTTCATCCGAAATATTAGGAAAATACCTGACCGGCTCATGCAGCGAAGCGGAAAGCCGGGAAGTGAATGATTGGTATCAGAGTCTGGACGCTGAACATCCCGAACTCTGGACCGGCGCCGAAGAGGAAAATCTGTACAACCGCATTCAGGTGCATATTGCGGAGCAGGAAAAGATGCATTTGCAGCCGGCGCCGGTGGCTACGTTCTGGACATACGCGCTTCGTATTGCGGCTGTGTTATTTGTAGGCTTAGGGATTGCTTATTTTTTCTATTCCAAACCAAATAAAACGGTTTCTGAAACGAAAACGCCTGTTTCTGATTGGGTGAGTTTTAGTAATCAGGAAAAGAAAGTAACCCGGTACACGCTGCCCGACAGCAGCACGGTATGGCTGAGTCCGGGCGCTACATTATCCTATAGGAAGGCTTTCAACGAGCGAAAGGTTCGGTTCTCCGGGGAAGGTTTTTTCGACGTGAAGCCCGACAAGCTGCATCCATTCGAGATATTTTCGGGTGAAATGAAAACCCGGGTTTTGGGAACCAGTTTCAATGTGCGTGCGAATGCGGGTGAAGCAACTTGCCAGGTTACGGTGGTAACGGGCGTGGTGGAGGTGGAATCGGTGAAAGAGAAAAAACCGGTGGTTTTGCGGCCAAAGCAACAAGTGGTTTTTGCCAAAAACAGCAGTGCTTTAACAGTGAAAACATTGGTGGAAAATCGTGAAACAAAGGAAATATGGCAAAGCGTCTCGCTGGTTTTCGACGAAGTGCCCATGGACGAGGTGGCAGAACGGTTGGGAAAAATTTTCAAGGTCAACATTGAATTCAAGGATCCGCAGATCAAAAAGTGCCGGTTGAAAGTGGATTTCAACAACCAGCGGCTTCCCGAAATTCTGGATATGATCGATGTTTTATTAGGAACAAATTATCAGATGGAGGGAGATAAAATTACGTTTGGCGGCGAAGGCTGCGATTGA
- a CDS encoding TonB-dependent receptor, which translates to MKKPFHPRHGLLPKIMRLTIYQLLCIGLCSAMAFAHKSPAQELLSKGVTLELKNVTLNEALIKIENETKVKFAYSSNLVSLQHIVSIDANKEKLDAVLDKLLTPLAIAYRVKNNQIVLSRSTKKTTLLQAPAEPDVAPVVADITVRGTVKTPETNEPLPGVSIILKGTQRGTTTDVSGNFQLDVPDGDAVLIFSFVGYLSQEVTVGNATDLKVDLILDTKALDEVVVVGYGTQKKSTLTGSIASVKGSEIAENPVPNISNSIAGRVAGVSMRPNGGQPGNDSPQIYIRGIGTTGNNRPLVVVDGIIRDNVNQIDPGSIETVTVLKDAAAVAPYGLGGANGVLLITTKKGATGAPTLTLSSYYGTQTPTYYPKLLSAQDYMRLKNEAYLNENPTGTQLPFATDLVENYINLNREDPDKYPISNTKELVNMNAPMQNYALQLSGGSDRIKYQTGLGFLKQNGMFDPVKYSRYSYNINITAEATKTTTVSLSLIGAVERISSVDTAVSAANLFRNGFKYIPTRSLYYSNGLWGEFAGNSPVGILNAGYTKNNNSTLLTTIAIEQKLPFIKGLSVKGTFSYDPMTRTKKGYHKPFYYYTQDLNTTPYSYKREISTSEGGAAAFSWLAQQFIKTQTFTYQGYLNYHHTFGKHDFTGLLVAEARNNTYELFSARRNNFAVDVDELNMGSSNKNDFDNGGTSSTGSQIGYVYRVGYAYAGKYLLEASGRYDGHYYFAPGKRWGYFPAFSAGWVVSEEAFLKNSVSWVDNLKVRGSWGKSGNLAGTAFQYLTGYNLNGNAYAFGTGSMVQGAIVPNEANQNITWEISTKTDIGIEAAFWRGMLTLEADYFHEKRTGMLLPPAVSVPVEYGLALADENGGIMENNGFEVSAGTNHRLSNGLRLGLNANVSFAKNKMIKVYETAATRNNPNRSRTGRPLGTQFGYKTMGIFSTDDDTNDDGVINAADGYNITQFGTLRPGDIRYADISGPNGTPDGKIDSNDETVIGNPVYPFLTYGLNATASWKGFDANLFFQGSSMADLDIRQFQTIPFNNNNSNSSYEYYDNRWTPETQDARYPRATQAPYANNTQLADFWMQNTNHIRLKTAIIGYTLPVSLTKAIKIQNVRIYASGQNLFTASKMKFMDPEVGATDRETAYPNQKVYVFGLNVTF; encoded by the coding sequence ATGAAAAAACCTTTTCATCCACGGCATGGATTGCTACCCAAAATCATGCGACTGACGATCTACCAATTATTATGTATCGGCCTGTGCTCGGCAATGGCCTTTGCGCATAAGTCACCAGCCCAGGAACTCCTCAGCAAAGGGGTGACGCTGGAATTGAAGAATGTGACTTTAAATGAAGCATTGATAAAAATCGAGAATGAAACGAAGGTGAAATTCGCCTATTCGAGCAACCTGGTGAGTTTGCAGCATATCGTGAGCATTGATGCCAACAAGGAAAAGCTCGACGCGGTGCTCGACAAGCTACTGACGCCACTGGCCATTGCCTACCGCGTCAAAAACAACCAGATCGTTTTATCCAGGTCAACCAAAAAAACCACATTGCTGCAAGCCCCGGCAGAACCGGATGTAGCACCGGTGGTGGCGGACATTACGGTAAGAGGAACGGTCAAGACGCCTGAAACCAATGAGCCGTTGCCGGGTGTTAGCATTATTTTAAAAGGAACCCAGAGAGGAACAACAACCGACGTTTCCGGTAATTTTCAGCTGGATGTTCCGGATGGCGATGCGGTGCTGATCTTTTCCTTTGTGGGCTATCTATCTCAGGAAGTGACTGTTGGCAATGCTACGGATCTAAAAGTTGATTTGATTCTGGATACAAAAGCGCTTGATGAAGTGGTGGTTGTAGGTTATGGAACGCAGAAGAAATCGACATTAACTGGTTCCATTGCATCGGTGAAAGGAAGCGAAATTGCGGAAAATCCGGTTCCTAACATTTCCAACTCCATCGCAGGAAGAGTGGCCGGTGTAAGCATGCGGCCTAACGGCGGGCAGCCTGGCAATGACTCCCCGCAGATCTACATCCGGGGCATAGGAACAACGGGAAATAACCGCCCGCTGGTTGTTGTGGACGGGATTATCCGGGACAATGTAAACCAGATCGATCCGGGTTCTATTGAGACGGTCACTGTTTTGAAAGATGCGGCGGCAGTTGCGCCTTACGGTTTGGGCGGCGCCAATGGCGTTTTGCTCATCACCACCAAAAAAGGTGCAACAGGCGCTCCAACATTAACATTGAGCAGTTACTACGGAACGCAAACACCGACTTATTATCCCAAACTGCTGAGTGCACAGGATTATATGCGGCTCAAAAACGAGGCATATCTAAACGAAAATCCAACCGGAACGCAGCTGCCATTTGCGACAGACCTCGTTGAAAATTACATCAACCTGAACCGCGAAGACCCCGACAAATATCCGATCAGCAACACCAAGGAACTCGTGAACATGAATGCGCCCATGCAGAATTATGCATTGCAGCTCAGCGGTGGATCGGATCGTATCAAGTATCAAACCGGTCTTGGATTTCTGAAACAAAACGGAATGTTTGACCCCGTGAAATATTCGCGTTACAGCTATAACATTAACATTACTGCCGAGGCAACCAAAACCACAACCGTTTCCCTTTCGCTGATCGGTGCAGTGGAGCGCATTTCTTCGGTGGACACGGCGGTTTCAGCGGCGAACCTGTTCCGGAATGGTTTCAAATACATTCCTACACGTAGCCTTTATTACAGCAATGGTTTGTGGGGAGAATTTGCAGGAAACTCGCCGGTGGGCATTTTGAATGCGGGTTATACCAAAAACAATAACTCGACACTGCTGACCACGATCGCCATTGAGCAGAAGTTGCCTTTCATCAAAGGTCTGAGTGTAAAAGGAACATTCAGTTATGATCCCATGACGCGAACCAAAAAAGGATATCACAAGCCCTTTTACTATTACACCCAGGACCTGAACACAACGCCTTACTCTTACAAACGGGAAATTTCCACGTCCGAAGGTGGCGCGGCGGCATTCTCCTGGCTGGCGCAACAGTTTATCAAAACCCAAACGTTTACATATCAGGGTTACCTCAATTATCACCATACATTCGGCAAGCACGACTTCACAGGATTACTCGTAGCGGAAGCCCGGAACAATACTTACGAGTTGTTTTCGGCACGCCGGAACAACTTCGCAGTGGACGTGGATGAGCTGAACATGGGAAGTTCGAACAAGAACGATTTTGACAACGGCGGCACGTCGTCGACCGGCAGCCAGATCGGTTATGTGTATCGTGTGGGCTATGCTTATGCAGGCAAATATTTGCTGGAAGCGTCGGGTCGTTATGACGGACATTATTATTTTGCGCCTGGTAAAAGATGGGGTTACTTCCCGGCATTCTCAGCGGGTTGGGTAGTTTCGGAAGAAGCTTTTCTCAAAAATTCAGTAAGCTGGGTGGATAACCTCAAAGTGCGCGGATCTTGGGGTAAATCAGGCAACCTGGCTGGTACGGCTTTCCAATATCTGACAGGCTACAACCTCAATGGCAACGCCTACGCATTCGGAACAGGTTCTATGGTGCAGGGCGCAATTGTTCCTAATGAGGCCAATCAAAACATTACCTGGGAAATTTCCACGAAAACCGACATTGGAATTGAAGCCGCATTCTGGCGTGGCATGCTGACATTGGAAGCCGATTATTTCCATGAAAAACGCACGGGAATGTTGTTGCCTCCGGCGGTAAGCGTGCCTGTGGAATACGGCCTGGCGCTCGCGGACGAGAACGGCGGGATTATGGAAAACAATGGTTTTGAAGTAAGTGCAGGCACAAATCACCGTCTTTCAAATGGATTGCGCCTGGGCCTTAATGCCAATGTGAGCTTTGCCAAAAATAAAATGATCAAGGTTTACGAAACGGCTGCCACGCGGAACAATCCCAACCGCAGCCGCACAGGCCGACCGCTCGGAACGCAGTTTGGCTACAAAACAATGGGCATTTTCAGCACCGACGACGACACCAATGATGACGGGGTGATCAATGCTGCGGACGGTTATAACATTACGCAATTCGGAACGCTGCGTCCGGGCGACATTCGCTATGCCGATATCAGCGGGCCAAACGGCACGCCCGACGGGAAAATCGATTCCAATGATGAAACCGTTATTGGTAACCCGGTTTACCCTTTCCTGACTTACGGATTAAATGCCACAGCAAGCTGGAAAGGCTTTGACGCAAACCTGTTCTTCCAGGGATCTTCCATGGCCGACCTCGATATCCGCCAATTCCAGACCATTCCGTTCAATAACAACAACAGCAATTCCAGCTACGAATATTACGACAACCGCTGGACGCCCGAAACGCAGGATGCCCGTTACCCGCGCGCAACCCAGGCGCCTTACGCCAATAACACGCAGCTGGCGGATTTCTGGATGCAGAACACGAACCATATCCGCTTGAAAACGGCCATAATCGGCTACACACTTCCGGTTAGTCTCACAAAAGCAATCAAGATCCAGAATGTACGGATTTATGCATCGGGACAAAACTTGTTCACAGCCAGCAAGATGAAGTTTATGGACCCGGAAGTGGGCGCAACGGATCGTGAGACGGCTTATCCGAATCAAAAAGTGTATGTCTTCGGGCTAAATGTGACATTCTGA
- a CDS encoding RNA polymerase sigma-70 factor gives MTHVYSTYSEETLMKLICQCDEELAFRELYRRHARLLVHIAIRKTGLKSIAEDLVQETFVKFWLGRNKFDIQKNIQAYLNGMLKNNIINYFHQEQKKRTTTFLDDDEVLDNDTSEYLEFNNLHEFYEQSLLKLPQKCREVFILSRKGYSIKEIAASMEISEKTVEAHISKALKILRVEMKDYIAFAVLFLPLI, from the coding sequence GTGACACACGTGTACAGCACTTATTCCGAAGAAACATTGATGAAACTGATTTGTCAGTGTGATGAAGAATTGGCGTTTCGCGAGCTGTACAGGCGGCACGCCAGGCTCCTCGTTCATATTGCTATAAGGAAGACAGGCTTAAAATCTATCGCCGAAGATCTGGTTCAGGAGACTTTTGTGAAATTCTGGCTGGGCAGGAACAAGTTTGACATCCAGAAAAACATCCAGGCTTACCTGAATGGCATGTTGAAAAACAACATTATCAATTACTTTCATCAGGAGCAGAAAAAAAGAACGACCACATTCCTGGATGACGACGAAGTGCTTGATAATGATACCAGTGAATATCTGGAATTTAATAATCTTCATGAATTTTATGAGCAGTCGCTGCTCAAACTTCCGCAGAAGTGCCGTGAAGTTTTTATCCTCAGCCGGAAAGGCTATTCCATCAAAGAAATTGCGGCCTCTATGGAAATTTCTGAGAAAACCGTTGAAGCGCATATCAGCAAAGCATTAAAAATCCTGCGTGTAGAAATGAAGGATTACATCGCATTTGCCGTGCTTTTCCTCCCATTAATTTGA
- a CDS encoding SusC/RagA family TonB-linked outer membrane protein, protein MARAFLLFLFLLAMSLSGTAQNRQLKGVVTDAASKEPMAGVSVLIAGTTQGTTTDVAGKFSLNVPADGKSIIISYVGFMKQTIEIGNRSSLEVALEPDVKALEDVVVVGYGEQKRSHLTGAIATVKMNELDELPVGDISSALVGKLPGVSVSGGSARPGTPASIVIRNPTKASKDGGSNSPLFIIDDVIRTEADFQLLDASEIENLSILKDGAAAVYGARAALGVVVVRTKRGKAGKPQVNYTTTFGMSEATDRSKMMNGVQLATYLNDFNKTRGLAANDPEFYSPDELDHFRNNNYDWFDMAWKPSFNTRHALNISGGTDRATFFAGATYFAQNGNVDNISYKKWNFRASSDVKITKNLKVGLGVSGNLSDNKLFYLKQGGENVEKDVTNLLNTPQFIPPYVNGLPVLLPGGSNSTGFHFFEAQKLNNYTRARNVVLNINAYLEYNVPFVQGLKVRGVYNKNLGNDWGKQFGTYYKTYGFAMQGENRHIYGGTPNAPTRLNNGDRLRFNPGFSESYQMNVNLSYARDFGRHSISALALVEQSEIYSESIATFKEGIFEGGNDYLMSALGAKDIGPNTANESGILSYVGRLNYSFAERYLLELSFRRDASTKFAPEYRWGTFPQVSAGWVLSEENLFKEKLSFINFLKLRASIGFLGGDRTANWQWLQRYTPQASNGAVFGGNSDRTVGIKLEKLPNYFGRWDDVTKKNIGLDASFLNSRLTTGFDFFHDHGYNLLTTLSSSVPLTIGSVMPSENYETINSFGFEFSTGWSSKIGKSIDYNINGFLAWNDNRNILVDVAPTNIGTWQDPTGLSGDRGIMGYHYLGMFRSQGEVDQFLEQNNDYTIFGRAPMPGMLYYKDIRGPRQTDGSYEAPDGKITEDDMDYLTNKENNHYNFGFSLGIGYKGFKLDVVTAGSFGGQGMVDGDARKKAAVDVSRPVFWADHYTPENPDAAYPDPYYDDTYSVASSFWFRDAFVFRMRSMNLSYSIGQNISKRLGVSGLKIIGVAMNPFNFYNPYDYKGSVGAYNVYPLMKTWSLGLNLTL, encoded by the coding sequence ATGGCAAGGGCTTTTCTACTTTTTCTATTTCTTTTGGCCATGTCCTTATCCGGCACTGCGCAGAACCGCCAGTTAAAGGGTGTCGTGACCGATGCAGCCTCCAAAGAGCCAATGGCAGGCGTTTCCGTTCTCATTGCGGGAACAACCCAGGGAACCACAACGGATGTAGCAGGTAAGTTTTCGCTTAACGTCCCGGCAGACGGTAAATCGATCATTATCAGCTACGTAGGATTTATGAAGCAAACCATTGAGATTGGCAATCGCTCCTCTTTGGAAGTTGCTTTGGAGCCGGATGTGAAGGCGCTGGAAGATGTGGTCGTGGTGGGTTATGGTGAGCAAAAGCGGTCGCACTTGACGGGTGCCATAGCAACTGTAAAAATGAACGAGCTGGATGAGCTGCCCGTAGGCGACATTTCATCCGCATTGGTTGGAAAGCTGCCGGGCGTTTCGGTAAGCGGAGGTTCAGCGCGGCCCGGCACCCCGGCGTCCATTGTGATCCGTAATCCTACAAAAGCTTCAAAAGATGGCGGCAGCAATTCACCCCTGTTTATTATCGATGATGTAATTCGTACGGAAGCAGATTTTCAGCTGCTGGATGCATCGGAAATTGAAAACTTGTCTATTTTAAAAGATGGAGCTGCGGCTGTGTATGGAGCCAGGGCAGCATTGGGCGTAGTTGTCGTGCGCACCAAACGCGGGAAAGCGGGCAAACCGCAGGTGAATTACACAACAACTTTTGGTATGTCGGAAGCAACAGACCGCTCCAAAATGATGAACGGCGTACAGCTAGCCACTTACCTGAACGATTTTAACAAAACCAGAGGACTGGCAGCAAACGACCCGGAATTCTACTCACCGGACGAGCTCGACCATTTCAGAAATAACAATTACGACTGGTTTGATATGGCCTGGAAACCATCATTCAACACCAGGCATGCACTCAATATCAGCGGGGGAACGGATCGGGCTACATTCTTTGCCGGGGCAACGTATTTTGCACAGAACGGAAACGTCGACAACATTAGTTACAAGAAATGGAATTTCCGCGCGAGCAGCGATGTCAAGATCACCAAAAACCTGAAAGTGGGATTGGGCGTGAGCGGTAACTTGTCTGATAATAAATTATTTTACCTCAAACAGGGCGGAGAGAATGTAGAGAAGGATGTAACAAATCTTCTGAATACACCCCAATTTATACCGCCATATGTAAACGGACTGCCTGTTTTGCTTCCAGGCGGCTCCAACTCAACCGGTTTCCACTTTTTCGAAGCACAAAAACTTAATAACTATACCCGCGCCAGAAATGTCGTGCTCAACATTAATGCGTATCTGGAATACAATGTGCCTTTTGTTCAAGGTCTTAAAGTACGCGGGGTTTACAACAAAAACCTCGGCAATGATTGGGGAAAACAGTTTGGTACATATTATAAAACGTACGGCTTTGCTATGCAGGGTGAAAACCGGCACATTTACGGCGGTACGCCCAATGCGCCCACCAGGCTAAACAATGGCGACCGGCTAAGATTTAATCCAGGCTTCTCAGAGTCTTACCAAATGAATGTGAACCTGAGTTATGCACGCGATTTCGGCAGACATTCCATCAGCGCCCTGGCATTGGTAGAGCAATCGGAAATTTACTCGGAAAGCATTGCCACATTTAAAGAAGGCATTTTTGAAGGCGGCAATGACTATTTAATGTCCGCGCTTGGGGCCAAGGATATCGGTCCTAACACTGCGAATGAAAGCGGCATTCTTTCTTATGTCGGCAGGCTGAATTATAGTTTTGCAGAGCGCTATTTGCTCGAATTATCCTTCCGCCGCGACGCCTCCACCAAGTTTGCTCCCGAATATCGCTGGGGCACATTCCCGCAGGTTTCGGCTGGCTGGGTTTTGTCGGAGGAGAATTTATTTAAAGAAAAACTCAGCTTCATCAACTTTCTGAAACTACGCGCTTCCATCGGATTTCTGGGTGGCGACCGTACGGCAAACTGGCAGTGGCTGCAACGTTACACGCCCCAGGCTTCCAATGGAGCCGTTTTCGGAGGAAACAGCGACCGGACGGTTGGTATAAAGCTTGAAAAACTGCCCAACTATTTTGGCCGCTGGGATGATGTTACCAAGAAAAACATCGGCCTCGATGCATCGTTCCTGAACAGCAGGCTTACAACCGGTTTCGATTTCTTCCATGACCACGGCTATAATCTGCTTACCACGTTATCCTCTTCTGTCCCGCTGACCATTGGTTCGGTGATGCCATCAGAAAATTACGAGACCATTAATTCTTTTGGATTTGAATTCTCAACCGGTTGGAGCAGCAAAATCGGCAAGAGTATTGATTATAATATCAATGGTTTCCTGGCCTGGAACGATAACCGCAACATACTCGTGGACGTGGCGCCTACCAACATTGGAACCTGGCAAGATCCGACCGGCCTTTCGGGCGACAGGGGAATTATGGGCTATCATTACCTGGGCATGTTTCGTTCACAGGGCGAAGTGGACCAGTTTCTTGAACAAAATAACGATTACACGATCTTCGGCAGGGCGCCGATGCCGGGCATGCTTTATTACAAAGACATCCGCGGGCCGCGCCAGACGGATGGCAGCTATGAAGCGCCCGATGGCAAGATTACCGAAGACGACATGGATTATCTAACCAATAAGGAGAACAATCACTACAACTTCGGGTTCTCTCTTGGCATTGGTTACAAAGGATTCAAGCTCGATGTGGTGACGGCCGGATCATTTGGTGGTCAGGGTATGGTGGATGGAGATGCACGCAAAAAAGCAGCCGTGGACGTTTCCCGCCCTGTTTTCTGGGCCGATCATTACACACCTGAAAACCCGGATGCTGCTTATCCGGACCCTTATTATGATGATACTTATTCAGTTGCGTCGTCATTCTGGTTCAGGGATGCATTTGTTTTCCGCATGCGCAGTATGAATTTGTCTTATAGCATTGGACAAAATATTTCAAAGAGGCTGGGCGTGAGCGGATTGAAGATTATCGGAGTGGCGATGAACCCGTTCAATTTCTACAATCCGTACGATTATAAAGGCTCGGTAGGCGCATATAATGTGTATCCGCTGATGAAAACGTGGTCATTGGGATTAAATCTTACTCTTTAA